The following coding sequences are from one Triticum dicoccoides isolate Atlit2015 ecotype Zavitan chromosome 4A, WEW_v2.0, whole genome shotgun sequence window:
- the LOC119284662 gene encoding exocyst complex component SEC15A-like — MADQPKKRAIVDSGDGGLGMGLAAFIANGEDLGPMIRHGFDSGKPEALTHSLRSIVKKKEVEIEELCRLHYEDFILAVDELRGVMVDAEELKSMLSGENSHLQEASSALLLKLDKLLELYSVKKNVGEAMTILKICVKVITLCMACNNYIAEAKFHPALKTLDLIEHGYLQNIPVKIIKKVVGRQIPLIKLHIEKKACGEFNDWLVHIRRMSKQIGQVSISHASLARQKEEEMRARQREAEEHGHAGPDQHMYTLDAENTDEETALDFDLTPVYRTHHIHVRLGIGEKFRDYYYKNRQMQLSLDMQISTSQPFLESHQPFLAQVAGFFIVEQRVLRTAERLLTESQVEATWETAVAKMTSLLESQFSRIGTASHLLLIKDYITLMAAVLRKYGYQTTPLINILSRSRDKYHQLLLSECRRQVDDILANDSYEQMVIKKEYEYNMNVTAFHLEPSEVIPEFPYVAPFSSSVPEVCRVVRSFVEDSVSYLSYGGDMNLYEVVKAYLDRLLIEVLNDCLLNRMYARSLAMSQMMQLAGNISVLEHACDLYLLHCAQQCGIPKRVAQRSRATLTARAVLKASQNAAYNALINMANSKIDDFMVLLDDVNWIVEETPDNANDYMNEVLIYLETLVSTASEILPLEALYKVVSGAVGHISDSIMTTLLSDGVKRLTMSAVLGLDMDLKMLEAFADEKFHITGLADMGKETTFRDCLVEIRQLVNLLSSSQPENFMNPVIRGKNYGSLDYKKVSIIVDKFKDSADGLFGSLSNRNTKQNARTRSLDVLKRRLKDFGH, encoded by the coding sequence ATGGCTGACCAGCCAAAGAAGAGAGCTATCGTGGACAGCGGCGATGGAGGCCTCGGCATGGGCCTTGCCGCGTTCATTGCAAACGGCGAGGATCTGGGCCCCATGATCCGGCACGGGTTTGATTCCGGCAAGCCAGAAGCCCTCACGCATAGCCTCAGGAGCATCGTGAAGAAGAAAGAGGTTGAGATCGAAGAGCTATGCAGGCTTCACTATGAGGATTTCATCCTCGCCGTCGACGAGTTGCGCGGTGTGATGGTCGACGCCGAGGAGCTCAAGAGCATGTTGTCCGGTGAGAACTCGCACCTGCAGGAGGCGTCGAGTGCCCTGCTGCTGAAGCTTGACAAACTTCTTGAGTTGTATTCAGTCAAGAAAAACGTGGGAGAGGCCATGACGATATTGAAGATCTGCGTCAAAGTCATTACCCTGTGCATGGCGTGCAACAATTACATTGCCGAAGCTAAGTTCCATCCTGCGCTCAAGACTCTGGATTTGATTGAGCATGGATACCTGCAAAACATTCCCGTGAAGATCATTAAAAAGGTGGTTGGGAGACAGATACCGTTGATAAAGCTGCACATCGAGAAGAAAGCCTGTGGCGAGTTCAATGATTGGCTTGTTCATATCAGAAGGATGTCCAAGCAGATCGGGCAGGTGTCGATAAGTCACGCCTCTTTGGCTCGCCAAAAAGAGGAGGAAATGCGTGCGCGGCAGAGAGAGGCTGAAGAGCATGGCCATGCTGGACCAGATCAGCACATGTATACCTTGGATGCAGAGAATACAGATGAGGAAACAGCACTAGATTTTGATCTCACACCTGTTTATCGAACGCATCACATCCATGTGCGCCTCGGTATTGGAGAGAAGTTCAGAGATTATTACTACAAGAATAGGCAAATGCAACTCAGCCTGGATATGCAAATTTCCACTTCGCAACCGTTCCTCGAGTCCCATCAGCCCTTCCTTGCACAGGTAGCTGGGTTTTTTATTGTTGAACAACGCGTCCTTCGAACTGCAGAGAGATTGCTGACCGAGAGCCAAGTCGAAGCAACATGGGAAACAGCCGTTGCCAAGATGACATCTCTACTGGAGAGCCAGTTTTCTCGCATCGGCACggccagccacctcctcctcatAAAAGATTATATCACTCTTATGGCTGCAGTTCTAAGGAAGTATGGTTACCAAACCACACCATTGATCAATATTCTTTCGAGAAGCCGGGACAAGTACCACCAACTGCTTCTTTCCGAGTGCCGGAGGCAGGTAGATGATATCCTTGCTAATGACTCGTACGAGCAGATGGTTATAAAGAAGGAATACGAGTACAACATGAATGTCACAGCATTTCATCTGGAGCCAAGTGAGGTGATCCCGGAGTTTCCATATGTGGCGCCATTCTCCTCTTCTGTTCCAGAAGTTTGTCGCGTTGTCCGGTCCTTCGTTGAGGATTCTGTGAGCTATTTGTCTTATGGTGGTGACATGAACCTGTATGAAGTGGTGAAAGCTTACCTAGACAGGCTATTGATTGAGGTATTGAACGACTGCCTTCTCAACAGGATGTATGCTCGCTCATTGGCCATGTCACAGATGATGCAACTAGCAGGAAATATCTCTGTTCTGGAGCATGCTTGTGATCTGTACCTCTTGCACTGTGCCCAGCAGTGCGGCATCCCCAAGCGCGTCGCGCAGAGGTCTCGCGCTACTTTGACTGCTCGAGCCGTGCTAAAAGCCTCGCAGAACGCAGCATATAATGCCTTAATAAACATGGCCAATTCCAAGATCGATGATTTTATGGTGCTCTTGGACGACGTCAACTGGATAGTGGAAGAAACACCGGACAATGCCAATGACTACATGAACGAGGTTCTTATTTATCTTGAAACACTAGTATCAACGGCTTCGGAGATTTTACCACTTGAAGCTCTGTACAAGGTTGTCTCTGGTGCAGTGGGCCACATCTCGGACTCGATAATGACAACGCTTCTGAGCGACGGCGTGAAAAGGTTAACGATGAGTGCCGTTTTAGGCCTCGACATGGACCTGAAGATGCTGGAGGCATTTGCTGATGAGAAATTCCACATCACCGGGCTGGCAGATATGGGGAAGGAAACGACGTTCAGGGATTGCTTGGTTGAGATAAGGCAGCTCGTCAACCTTCTGTCGAGCAGCCAGCCTGAGAACTTCATGAATCCGGTGATACGGGGGAAGAACTACGGATCGCTGGACTACAAGAAGGTTTCCATCAttgtcgacaagttcaaggactCGGCAGACGGGCTGTTTGGAAGCCTTTCCAACCGCAACACGAAGCAGAATGCTCGCACGAGGTCCTTGGATGTTTTGAAGAGGAGGCTCAAGGATTTTGGCCATTGA